The nucleotide sequence CTCACCACCTATCTGGACCATGTCTTCGGACTGCTCGCCGCCGAGCGCGGCACCAACGACCTGCTGACCACCGACATCCAGGGCGTCCCCACGCTCGACGCGCTCCGCGAGGGCAACCGGCTCACGCTCGACACGCTGCTGCGCCGCGCCCAGCGGCAGGGCACGGTACGCGCCGACCTCACCGTCGAGGACCTGCTCTTCCTGCTGGCCGCGCTCGGCAGGGCCGTACCCGCCGCGCCGGGCACGTGGCGCCGCTACCTCGCCCTGGTCCTGGACGGGCTGCGCCCGGCCGCGGCCCGCCCGCTTCCGGTGCCCCCGCTCGACCCGGAACAGTTCGGCGCGGCCCTGCGCGACCTGGACACAGGACCGGGCAAGGGCGCGCACCCCGACCTGCCCACCTCGTCCTGATCCCGAATGCGGAAGGCCCGTGCGACATGACCGGTCAGCGCCCCATATCCCCTTTCGAGAGCGTCTACTTCCTCGACCTGGGAGCCGCGGGGCTCCCGCTGTACGACATGCCGGCCTACGTCGAGTCCCTGGTGCGCGGCACCGTGGACCCCGCCCTGGTCTCCCGGGCCCTGGAACTGCTGACGATCCGTCACCCGTCCCTGCGGTCAACGGTGGTGGCAGGGGACGACGGGCTCCTGCTGCGCGTACGTGAGCACGTCCGGCCGCCGCTGACTGTGCTGGACGGCATCGACGCACCCTTCGCCGAGCTGATCAACTCCCGTCCTGACTGGACCGAGAGCATGCTGCACGCCTGGCTGCTCACCGAGGGCGAGCACAGCCAGGTCGTCCTGGGGATCCACCACGGCGTGGCCGACGGCCGGTCCGCCTTCGGGCTGCTGGACGAGTTCTGGCAGTACTACACCGCCCTGGCGTCCGGCGCCCGCCCCGAACCCGAGCGGCGCGACGAACTGCCCGAGGCCGTCGACACCCTGCTGTCCGGCGCCTTCCCGGACAGCGAACTCGACGTGCTCGTCGACGCGTTGGCGCGGGGCGCCGGCGATGCCGGAAGACCGGCGACCCTGGCGACCGAAGGCATCGGCGGCGCGGACCGTCCCGCGCCCGAACACCGCTTCGTCGTCGACCGGTTGGAGTTCGGCAAGGAGACCACCGACGCGGTGCTGGCGGCGGCCCGCGCGCGTGGCGTCACCCTCAACAGTCTCGTGACGGGCCTGGTGCTCACCGCCGTACGCGCCCAACTCGCCCCGGAGCACGGGCCGCTGCCGATGGTGTGCGGCCACGGCGTCGATCTGCGCACCCGGCTGACCCCGGAACTGCCGCTGTCCACCCTGCTCAACTGCATCACCGGACTGCAGACACCGGTGAGCGTCGCGCACGACGACGACCCCGACACGGTCGGCCGGGACGTGGCGCGGCAGTTCGCCGCAGCGCTCGCCCGGCGCGATCCGGAGCGCTTCCTGCTCGCCGCCCTGCGGGCCGGCGCCCGTGGTGTGCCGGTCCCGGTCCCGGTCGTCAGCTACGGCATCTCCAACGTCGGACGCGTCCCGGCCCACCCGGTCCCCGACGGAACGCGACTGATCCGCTTCGGCGGTACGGCGAACGCGCCCGGGATGCCGCCGAAGATCGGGGCGGCCACCTTCGGCGGCCGGCTGCTGCTGCAGAACGAGTACGACAGCTGGACGTACAGCACGGAGCAGATGGCGCGCCTGCGCGAGGCACTGCGGGCGTCGGTGGCCGATCTGGCGCGCTGAGCCGCGTCCGTACCGCGTCCGTACCGTGCCGAACCCGGGCTGGGCCCGTTCATGCCTGCCGTCCCAGCAGTTCTGCTAATCACTCCCTTAAGGAAGTCGTCCCTGGTGGCAGGTCACGCGCACTCCTAGCGTCGGACACGGCGGTGAACGCGGGGCAGTGCCCCGCGGTTCCGCCACCGACGACGCGACGGCCGGACCCTACCGGCCCGGGAGGATGCGCGATGACCGGCAAAAGTCCCTCGATGATCGTGACCGCAGCGCTCATGCACGGTCTCGGCATGCACACAGGCGCCTGGATGGCGCGTGACGGAGCCGCGGACGACCATCTTTCGGCCGCGATGTACAAGGACATCGCCCGCACCGCCGAGGCGGGCAAGCTCCACGCGCTGTTCCTCGCCGAGCAGATGACCAACCAGGAGGTCGGTACCGAGCGCCCCTGCGGCGCGCTCGACACGGCG is from Streptomyces sp. NBC_00370 and encodes:
- a CDS encoding phthiocerol/phthiodiolone dimycocerosyl transferase family protein, producing MTGQRPISPFESVYFLDLGAAGLPLYDMPAYVESLVRGTVDPALVSRALELLTIRHPSLRSTVVAGDDGLLLRVREHVRPPLTVLDGIDAPFAELINSRPDWTESMLHAWLLTEGEHSQVVLGIHHGVADGRSAFGLLDEFWQYYTALASGARPEPERRDELPEAVDTLLSGAFPDSELDVLVDALARGAGDAGRPATLATEGIGGADRPAPEHRFVVDRLEFGKETTDAVLAAARARGVTLNSLVTGLVLTAVRAQLAPEHGPLPMVCGHGVDLRTRLTPELPLSTLLNCITGLQTPVSVAHDDDPDTVGRDVARQFAAALARRDPERFLLAALRAGARGVPVPVPVVSYGISNVGRVPAHPVPDGTRLIRFGGTANAPGMPPKIGAATFGGRLLLQNEYDSWTYSTEQMARLREALRASVADLAR
- a CDS encoding TetR/AcrR family transcriptional regulator — its product is MVSDDSRQPPLRKDARRNRETLIGAAREIYAERGIDAPLDDIARRAGVGNATLYRHFPGRAELVEAVFRDALAAILRAAEEARTAPEAWTGLTTYLDHVFGLLAAERGTNDLLTTDIQGVPTLDALREGNRLTLDTLLRRAQRQGTVRADLTVEDLLFLLAALGRAVPAAPGTWRRYLALVLDGLRPAAARPLPVPPLDPEQFGAALRDLDTGPGKGAHPDLPTSS